The Burkholderia mayonis DNA window TCGTCGCCCTTCGCGCCGAGGTCCCACGCGACGGTCGGCGACGCCGGACCCATGATCACGTCGCACTGCTTGAACGCCTCCTGGAAATCCTGCGCGATGATCCGGCGGATCTTCTGCGCCTGCAGGTAATACGCATCGTAATAGCCGTGCGACAGCACGTACGTGCCGACGAGAATCCGGCGCTTCACTTCCGGCCCGAAGCCCTCGGCGCGCGACTTCTTGTACATGTCGAGCAGATCGCGGTACTCGGCCGCGCGGTGGCCGTAGCGCACGCCGTCGAAACGCGACAGGTTCGACGACGCTTCCGCCGGTGCGATCACGTAATAAACGGGGATCGACAGCTCGGTCTTCGGCAGCGACACCGGCACGAGCGTCGCGCCGAGCGCTTCGTACTGCTTGAGCGCGGCGTCGATCGCGGCGCGCACGTCGTCGGCGAGACCCGCGCCGAAGTATTCGCTCGGCAAGCCGATGCGCAGGCCGGCGAGCGGCTTGCCCGCGTCGGCGTCGGCCGACCACGTCTTGCCGAGGTGGCGCGTATAGTCCTCATCGGCGCGCTCGAGGCTCGTCGAGTCGCGCTCGTCGAAGCCCGCCATCGCGTTCAGCAGGAGCGCGCAGTCGGCGGCGCTCCGCGCGATCGGGCCGCCCTGGTCGAGCGACGACGCGAACGCGATCATCCCGTAGCGCGACACGCGGCCGTACGTCGGCTTGATGCCCGTCACGCCGGCGAACGACGCCGGCTGGCGGATCGAGCCGCCGGTGTCGGTGCCGGTCGCGGCGGGCGCGAGGCGCGCGGCGACCGCAGCCGAGCTGCCGCCCGAGCTGCCGCCCGGCACCGCGTTCGTGTCCCAAGGGTTCTTCACCGGGCCGAACGCGGAGTTCTCGTTCGACGAGCCCATCGCGAACTCGTCCATGTTGGTCTTGCCGAGCGTGACCATGCCCGCCTTCGCGAGGCGCGCGACGACGGTCGCGTCGAACGGGCTCGTGTAGTTCGCGAGCATCTTCGAGCCGGCGGTCGAGCGCCAGCCGCGCGTGACGAATACGTCCTTGTGGGCGATCGGCAGGCCGGCGAGCGGGCCGGCGGCGCCTTGCGCGAGCGCGGCGTCGGCCGCCTTCGCCTGCGCGAGCGTGAGATCCGCGTCGACGTGGACGAACGCGTTCAGATCGCGCGCGGCGTCGATCCGTTTCAAATAGTGCTGCGCAAGCTCGACGGCCGAGCATTCCTTGGCATCGAGCGCGGCGCGCAGTTCGGTCAGGCTTTTTGCGTGCATTGCGTGGGTTTCCTGGATTCTTCGGCGCGCGCGGCAACGGCGCGCGCCCGGGCGAACAAGCTGACGAAACGGGCCGGCGAGGCCGGCTGCTGGGGCCGCGGCCCGAATCGGGCGCTTACTCGATCACCTTCGGCACGAGGTAGAGGCCGTCCTGGACAGCCGGGGCCGGGCGCTGATTCTCGTCGCGGCTCACGTGTTCCGTGACGGCGTCGTCGCGCAGCCGCTGCGCGACGGCCTGGATCTGCTCGATCGGGTGCGCGAGCGGCGCGACGCCCGTCGTATCGACGGCCTGCATCTGCTCGACGAGGCTGAAGAATTCGTTGAGCTGGGTAAGCGTATGCTCGGCGTCGGCGTCGGCCATTTCGAGCCGCGCCAGGTGCGCGATGCGTTTCACATCGGTCAGGGTCAAAGCCATGCGGTCACCGGAAAAACAAGGGCTTGGCGCAGCGTGAAACTTGCGTTGCGTCAGGGGGTTGGAGGACTCGATCGAACCCTCAAAAATCGGGGACGAAGCGGCGAAAATACCGCCCGTTTCGATTCAAATACTGCGAAATTATAAGGTATCATTACGCGTTCGACCCAGACCCGGACTGCCTTTGCCGCGCCGCCGCCGCTTTGACGAAGCCGCGCGGGCTTCGCGCCGGTCCCGGAAGATTTCACTCGCAGCTTCGCGCTTCCGAGCGGCCGCTCCCGCCCGATCCGAGGCTGTTATTTTTTCCGCTGCCGCCCTTCGCGTCATGTTCGCATGGGGCCGGCCCCAGAGCGAAACAGGATTCTGAATGTTCGGCTTTTTGCGCAGCTATTTCTCCAACGATCTCGCGATCGATCTCGGCACCGCAAACACCCTGATCTACATGCGCGGCAAGGGCATCGTGCTCGACGAGCCGTCCGTCGTGTCGATCCGCCAGGAAGGCGGCCCGAACGGCAAGAAAACGATTCAAGCGGTCGGCAAGGAAGCGAAGCAGATGCTCGGCAAGGTGCCCGGCAACATCGAGGCGATCCGTCCGATGAAAGACGGCGTGATCGCCGACTTCACGGTCACCGAGCAGATGATCAAGCAGTTCATCAAGACTGCGCACGAATCGCGGATGTTCTCGCCGTCGCCGCGCATCATCATCTGCGTGCCGTGCGGCTCGACCCAGGTCGAGCGCCGCGCGATCAAGGAAGCGGCCCACGGCGCGGGCGCGTCGCAGGTCTACCTGATCGAGGAGCCGATGGCCGCTGCGATCGGCGCGGGCCTGCCGGTGTCGGAAGCCACGGGCTCGATGGTCGTCGACATCGGCGGCGGCACGACCGAGGTCGGCGTGATCTCGCTCGGCGGCATCGTCTACAAGGGCTCGGTGCGCGTCGGCGGCGACAAGTTCGACGAAGCGATCGTCAACTACATCCGCCGCAACTATGGGATGCTGATCGGCGAGCAAACCGCCGAGGCGATCAAGAAGGAAATCGGCTCCGCGTTCCCGGGCTCGGAAGTCAAGGAAATGGAAGTCAAGGGCCGCAACCTGTCGGAAGGCATTCCGCGCAGCTTCACGATCTCGAGCAACGAAATCCTCGAGGCGCTCACCGATCCGCTGAACCAGATCGTGTCGTCGGTGAAGATCGCGCTCGAACAGACGCCGCCCGAACTCGGCGCCGACATCGCCGAACGCGGGATGATGCTGACGGGCGGCGGCGCGCTGCTGCGCGACCTCGATCGCCTGCTCGCCGAGGAAACCGGCCTGCCCGTGCTCGTCGCCGAGGATCCGCTCACCTGCGTCGTACGCGGCTCCGGGATGGCGCTCGAACGGATGGACAAGCTCGGCAGCATCTTCTCGTACGAGTGATCGTCTAGGTATCCGTATGTCGCTCGCGCGGCGTGGCCGGCTCGCTCGTTTAGAACGAACCGCCGCGCCGTTCGCGCGTCTGAGCAACATCTAAATCGATCACGCGCCCGGCGCCGACCATGGAATACAGTCCGCCGCCCCTCTTCAAACAAGGTCCGTCCGCGCTCGCGCGGCTGACCTTCTTCGTCGTCCTGGCGATCGCGCTCCTCATCTCGGACGCGCGCTTCAACACACTCGAAATCGTCCGCGGCGTCCTCGGCACCGTGCTCTATCCGCTGCAGCGCGCGGCGCTCGTGCCGCGCGACCTGTTCGTCGGCGCGACCGAGCTCGCGACGTCGAGCGCGTCGCTGCGGCACGAAAACCAGCAATTGCGCGACCGCAACCTGACGCTGTCGCTGCAGGCGAACCAGGCAGGCCAGCTCGCTGCCGACAATGCGCACCTGCGCGCGGTGCTCGAGCTGCGCCAGCAGATCGCCGCGCAGGCGACGCCCGTCGAGATCCAGTACGACACCGGCGACCCGTTCTCGCAAAAGATCATCATCGGCCACGGCGCGCAGGCGGGCATCCAGGACGGCGCGCCCGTCGTCAACGAGGACGGCGTGATCGGCCAGGTCACGCGCGTGTTCCCGCTGCAGTCGGAAGTCACGCTCGTCACCGATCGCGACCTCGCGATTCCGGTCCAGGTGCTGCGCACCGGGTTGCGCAGCGTGATCTACGGCACGCCGAAGGGCGACGCGCTCGATCTGCGCTTCGTGCCGACGAGCGCCGACCTGCTCGTCGGCGACGAGCTCGTGACGAGCGGCCTCGACGGCGTCTATCCGCCGGGGCTGCCGGTCGCGAAGGTCGTACGCGTCGACAAGCTCGCCGACACCGCGTTCGCGCACGTCGTCTGCGCACCGGTCGCCGCGGTGCGCGGCGCGCGCGAGATGCTCGTGCTGCACTACCGCACCGACGTCCCGCCGCGGCCCGCGACCGACGACGCCGCGAGCGACGCGAAGTCGGCGAAGGGCAAGAAGGCGGCGAAGGGCGCGGACAAAAACGCGAAGGCGGCGGACAAGAGCGCCGACAAGGGTGCGAAGCCCGCCGCGCAACCGCCCTCGCCCGCCCAGAACCGCCCGGCCGGCGCGGCGCAGCCCGCCGCCCCGCTCAAACCCGCGGCCGCGCCGTCGCAAGGAGCGCAGCGATGAACCGCCCTCAGTACATCCTGCAGCCGGTCAATCCGTACTTCATCGTCTTCAGCCTCGCGGCCGCGTTCCTGCTGAACCTGATGCCGTGGGGGCGGATCCCCGGCGTGCCCGATTTCGTTGCGCTCGTCGTGCTGTTCTGGAACATCCACCAGCCGCGCAAGGTCGGGATGGGCGTCGCGTTCATGCTCGGCATCCTGATGGACGTCCACGACGCGGGCCTCCTCGGCGAGCACGCGCTCGCGTACACGCTGCTCGCGTACGGCGCGATCACGATCCACCGGCGCGTGCTGTGGCTGCCGCTCGGCGTGCAAATTTTCTACGTCGCGCCGCTTCTCGTGCTCGCGCAGCTCGTGCCGTTCGTGATCCGGCTGCTGATGGGCGCCGCGTTTCCCGGCTGGAGCTATCTCGTCGACGGTTTCGTCGAGGCGGCGCTGTGGCCGATCGCGAGCCATCTGCTGCTAATGCCGCAGCGCCGTCCGGTCGACCCGGACGACACGCGGCCGATCTGACGCGCCGCGCCGCCAGGATTTCCACGTTGAACGCCCGCCGACCGCCCGCCCGCCCGCCGCTAGCGTTTTGCGGCCGCAGCGCGCCGGCCTGCGAGTGGGCGCGGCCCGCGCGAGCGCGCCGTGTCGGCACCGCCCGACACACCGGCGCAGCGACGGAAAGCACGCCCCTTCATCCGTAATCGCATGACCGAATTCAAGGACACTCAACAGCAGCTCTCGAAGTTCCGCCTGCGCGTCGCGGCGGCGGGCGTGTTCGTGTTCGTCTGCTTCGGCCTGCTCGCCACGCGGTTCTTCTACCTGCAGGTCTGGCAGCACGGCAAATACGCGCTGCAGGCCGAGGAAAACCGGATCTCGGTCGCGCCGATCGTCCCGAACCGCGGGATCATCACCGACCGCAACGGCGTCGTGCTCGCGAAGAACTACTCGGCGTACACGCTCGAGATCACGCCGTCGAAGCTGACCGACACGCTCGAAAACACGATCAACGCGCTCTCCGAAGTCGTGCAGATCGACGCGCGCGACCGCCGCCGCTTCAAGAAGCTGCAGGAGGACTCGAAGAACTTCGAGAGCCTGCCGATCCGAACGCGCCTGACCGACGACGAAGTCGCGCGCTTCACCGCGCAGCGCTGGCGCTTCCCGGGCGTCGACGTGCGCGCGCGCCTGTTCCGCCAATATCCGCTCGGCCCAACGGCCGCGCACGTGATCGGCTACATCGGCCGGATCTCGAAGCGCGACCAGGACCGCATCGACGCGATGAGCGACGAGAACGACAGCGATCCGGAAACCTACGATCCGCGCCGCGACGCGAACAACTACAAGGGCACCGACTACATCGGCAAGGTCGGCGTCGAGCAGAGCTACGAGACGGAGCTGCACGGGATCACGGGCTTCGAGGAAGTCGAGGTGACAGCGGGCGGGCGGCCGGTGCGCACGCTGTCGCGCACGCAGGCGACGCCCGGCAGCAACCTCGTACTGTCGCTCGACATCGGACTGCAGCAGGTCGCCGAGCAGGCGTTCGCCGGCAAACGCGGCGCGCTCGTCGCGATCGAGCCGAAGACAGGCGACGTGCTCGCGTTCGTGTCGTCGCCGAGCTTCGACCCGAATTCGTTCGTCGACGG harbors:
- the gatA gene encoding Asp-tRNA(Asn)/Glu-tRNA(Gln) amidotransferase subunit GatA, whose protein sequence is MHAKSLTELRAALDAKECSAVELAQHYLKRIDAARDLNAFVHVDADLTLAQAKAADAALAQGAAGPLAGLPIAHKDVFVTRGWRSTAGSKMLANYTSPFDATVVARLAKAGMVTLGKTNMDEFAMGSSNENSAFGPVKNPWDTNAVPGGSSGGSSAAVAARLAPAATGTDTGGSIRQPASFAGVTGIKPTYGRVSRYGMIAFASSLDQGGPIARSAADCALLLNAMAGFDERDSTSLERADEDYTRHLGKTWSADADAGKPLAGLRIGLPSEYFGAGLADDVRAAIDAALKQYEALGATLVPVSLPKTELSIPVYYVIAPAEASSNLSRFDGVRYGHRAAEYRDLLDMYKKSRAEGFGPEVKRRILVGTYVLSHGYYDAYYLQAQKIRRIIAQDFQEAFKQCDVIMGPASPTVAWDLGAKGDDPVQMYLADIYTLSVSLAGLPGMSVPCGFGAGANAKRPVGLQIIGNYFDEARMLQVADAFQRATDWHEQKPAGV
- the gatC gene encoding Asp-tRNA(Asn)/Glu-tRNA(Gln) amidotransferase subunit GatC — its product is MALTLTDVKRIAHLARLEMADADAEHTLTQLNEFFSLVEQMQAVDTTGVAPLAHPIEQIQAVAQRLRDDAVTEHVSRDENQRPAPAVQDGLYLVPKVIE
- a CDS encoding rod shape-determining protein, whose translation is MFGFLRSYFSNDLAIDLGTANTLIYMRGKGIVLDEPSVVSIRQEGGPNGKKTIQAVGKEAKQMLGKVPGNIEAIRPMKDGVIADFTVTEQMIKQFIKTAHESRMFSPSPRIIICVPCGSTQVERRAIKEAAHGAGASQVYLIEEPMAAAIGAGLPVSEATGSMVVDIGGGTTEVGVISLGGIVYKGSVRVGGDKFDEAIVNYIRRNYGMLIGEQTAEAIKKEIGSAFPGSEVKEMEVKGRNLSEGIPRSFTISSNEILEALTDPLNQIVSSVKIALEQTPPELGADIAERGMMLTGGGALLRDLDRLLAEETGLPVLVAEDPLTCVVRGSGMALERMDKLGSIFSYE
- the mreC gene encoding rod shape-determining protein MreC, producing the protein MEYSPPPLFKQGPSALARLTFFVVLAIALLISDARFNTLEIVRGVLGTVLYPLQRAALVPRDLFVGATELATSSASLRHENQQLRDRNLTLSLQANQAGQLAADNAHLRAVLELRQQIAAQATPVEIQYDTGDPFSQKIIIGHGAQAGIQDGAPVVNEDGVIGQVTRVFPLQSEVTLVTDRDLAIPVQVLRTGLRSVIYGTPKGDALDLRFVPTSADLLVGDELVTSGLDGVYPPGLPVAKVVRVDKLADTAFAHVVCAPVAAVRGAREMLVLHYRTDVPPRPATDDAASDAKSAKGKKAAKGADKNAKAADKSADKGAKPAAQPPSPAQNRPAGAAQPAAPLKPAAAPSQGAQR
- the mreD gene encoding rod shape-determining protein MreD: MNRPQYILQPVNPYFIVFSLAAAFLLNLMPWGRIPGVPDFVALVVLFWNIHQPRKVGMGVAFMLGILMDVHDAGLLGEHALAYTLLAYGAITIHRRVLWLPLGVQIFYVAPLLVLAQLVPFVIRLLMGAAFPGWSYLVDGFVEAALWPIASHLLLMPQRRPVDPDDTRPI